Genomic window (Candidatus Desulfatibia profunda):
ACGGCCAGCAGAGTTTCCGGCGGCAGCGCCCGATCTATTTTGGGGGCAGTTAATATGGCTCTGCTGCAAAACGGAAGCAGACTTTTAAGCATGGCCTTATAAGGTTTGTCATCCAGAATGCCGACCACCAGGGTGATATTCCGGCCGGCAAGATTTTCGGATAAAAATCTTGCCAGATTTCGAGCGGCATTAAAATTGTGGGCGCCGTCGAGTATCACCAGAGGGGACCTGGAGACGACTTCCAGCCTGCCCGGCCACCTGTTTTGCATCAGGCCGTCTTTGATTGTTTCCAGGGGAAGATCCGTGCGGGTTTTGTTCAGCACCTCGCAGGCGGCCAGAACAATTGCGGCGTTATCGACCTGGTAACGACCCATTAATCCTGTTTGCAAGTTTGGCCATATGTGTTCGATGCCATAATAATTAAATGTTCCGTTCCGGTTTCTGCGAACGCGAAACGCGTCTCCAAAGCGGTAAAACGGGGCCGATTGTGATCCAGCTATGGTTTTTAATACTGAAATGACGCTCTTTTGTTTAACGCCGGTTACGACCGGCGTGTATTTCTTGATAATCCCTCCCTTTTCAGCGGCGATCTGGGTTATGGTATTTCCCAGATACATTTTATGTTCGACCGAAATGTTGGTTATGACGGCAAGGGCGGGTTTGATGATGTTGGTCGCATCAAGCCGTCCCCCCATTCCGGTTTCAATAACGGCCCATTCGACCTTTTGCCGGCCGAACTCATAAAGCGCCATCGCGGTTGAAAATTCAAAAAAAGTCGGTTCGCGGCCGCCGTGCCGGACGCTTTTAACGGCTTCATAGGATAGGACGACATTTTCATCGGAGATCGGCCGGCCGTTTATACAGATCCTTTCGTTAAATTTAACAAGGTGCGGGGAGGTATAAAGTCCGACGCTGTAACCGGCCAGACGGAGGATCGAGGCCAGTGCGGAAGCCACGGAACCTTTTCCATTGGTCCCGGCCACATGGATGCATGCCATCCGATTTTGGGGGTTTTCCAAACCGTTAAGGATTCCCTGGATGGTTGAAAGCTCCAGCTTTATCCCAAACCGTCTCAGGCCGTACATGGTCTGAAGACAGTCATCGTAAGTATCCTTGAGTTTCATTTTCACAGAAAAAACCCGGCAGACTGAGTTCGCAAGCCGGGTTTGTTTGAATGGTTAAGATTGGGTTTTATTTTCTGTATTTATTTCTGGATGCTGCAATTCGCTGCCTTCTAAAGGCTTCACGCTGTTTGCGGCGTTTATGTTCACTAGGCTTTTCATAGGCCTTTTTCAACTTTAAACGTTTAAAAAGGCCGTCATTTTGAATCTTTTTTTTCAAAATGCGCATCGCCTTTTCAAGGTCATTATCATAAACCTTGACCTGAATTTCCTTCAAATTACTCGCCCCCTTCGTTCCATCAGCGATAAATTGTCAATATTTCCGATGGTTATTTTTTTTCATATAATCATAAATTTACTTTTATATCTAAAATTATAATAATTAGCAAGGAAAAAATCTTCTCGTCCCAACAGATCAGGCGGGCTGAGTAAAAAAATATGCCCGGGCTTGGGAAAATAAGCCAACGGGCATATGTTGGATGGTTTCAGACGAATTGGAAGTGCTTCAAGACTAAATTTTAAAGCTTTGAAACAAGTTCCGCAGCAACCTCTTTAACACCGGGTGTTCCGTCCAATGTAATGTATTTTATCGATCCTTGTTTTTTGGCAAGGTCTTTGAAGTAATAGGACGAAGCCAAGGTGCCGATTTTGCTATCGTAATAAATGCTGTGGCGTTTGTCGATGGCCTCCTCATCCTGATCATCGGCGCGGCTTGACAATTTGCCGCCACAAACGCGACACTTGTCGCCGTTGGGTTTAATGGCGTCTATAAAAATATTGTTTGGATGGTTATTGTCATTGGCACAGAGTCTTCGCCCCATAATTCTGTTTTTGGCAATTTGGCGGTCGAGAACAATTTCTACAACAATATCAAGGGCCAAGCCGGCTTTCTTTAAGGATTCATCAAGTTTTATCGCCTGGGTTTTGTTTCTCGGAAATCCGTCAAGGAGCCAGCCCTTTTTGCAGTCCTTCTGCTGCAGGCGGTCGAGTATCATGGGTATGGTGATTTCATCGGGTACCAAGTCACCGCGGTCGATATATGCTTTGGCCTTTGCGCCCAATTCCGTCCCTTTTGATATGTTTTCACGAAAGATAGCGCCGGATTCTATGTGGGGCGTGTTGTATTTGTCCTTTAAAATGGCTCCCTGGGTACCTTTGCCGCTGCCGTTTGGCCCAAAAAACAAAATGTTCATAAAATTCTCCTTTCTTTATATATTAATGAATATTTTAAAAACAAGATACATTCGTCACGAGAAATTCGGGTTAAAATATCCTCGGCCTTACTATATAAACGAGAATATCTTGTCAAGGGTTGGCGTGAAAATTATCGAATACCCGGCCGAAAAGGTTATCATAAAATCGCAATACGATTTTATTGCTGTTTTATAAAGTCCCGAACCAGCTTTAATGCTTCCGCTTTGCTGTGAATTGTGCCTGACAGCTTGGCTTCATCCACAAGGTTAAGAATTTTTTTAAAAGATGGGGAAGGGGTCAATCCAAACGTTTCAATCAGGTCGAATCCGGTTAGCAGTGGCGCAGTTTTGCTTTTGGGGCTGAACCCGGAAAAGAAACCGGCGAGCATGTCTTTTACAAAGGCGATGAACGCTTCGTTTTCCGCTATAATTTCATCTTGTTTTCCTTTGACATCGGCAATGCTATGTAACAGCAGATAGGGGGTGTTGCCGCCGCATTTCATAAAGAAGCGGGTTAAACCTTTCGGGGTTAATGTTTTGTTTTTGTGAGCTAAGAAAAGAGACAGCGGTCTGATATGGTTGCGGATAATAAAATCGATGAAATTGCTTTCACGGGTTGAAAACTTCAGCCTTTTGCCGATCAATTTCGCCATGTCGGCACCCTGACGGGCATGGCCGTAGAAATGGACATTTCCTCTGTTGTCCAAACTTTTGACCGCAGGTTTTCCGATATCATGCAGCAGTATGCCGGATTTGAGAAGCACGGCTTTGCTTCTGTCAATATCCAGGATGAACCGGCGTAAACTTTCGGGAGTGAGATTGTAATGATTCGAGAGCAGGTCTTCCAGATGGTAATAAGCGTTTAGTGAATGCTCAAAGACATCATAACAATGATGTCTGTTCTGTGAACATCCTTTAAGCGGGTCAAGTTCAGGAAAGATGGCGGACAAAAGCCCGATGTCGGCCATTTGGACAAGGTGATCATGCGATTTGCGGGTGCCAAACATTTTAAAGAGCTCATGGCGGATCCGTTCTCCGGCCGATTGCTGAATCAGCGCCGCTTGACTGCTGATGGCCGCAACGGTTCGGGGTTCAATATCAAAATTCAGGCAGGCGCCCATCCGAAAGGCCCTTAGCAAGCGGATGGGGTCGTTTTTGAAAACGTGTTTTGATACCATTCGAACCTTTTTGTCCCAAAGATCCTGAAGACCGCCGAGAATGTCGATAATTTTTCCTGACCACAGGTCATATGCCATGGCGTTGATGGTGAAATCCCTCTGGAAAAGGTCGTCTTTGATGGTGGTGCCGTTTGCAGGCGCTATATCGAAAATCGTATGGCCTGAAACCACCCGAAGGATCATCTGTCCGGGCTTTCCCATCTCGACAAGACGGCCGTTGGTCTCAGCGGCCATCCGGCGTGCAAAATTTTCCGGGTTGCCCAAAACAGCAATGTCATAATCGGTAGGTGTTCTGCCGAGAAGAAGGTCTCTGACCGAACCGCCAATGATGTAGGCCCCTTTGGTTTTTGGGAAAATTTTTGAATCGAATTGAATCATGATACAATAAAGTGTATACAGTTAACGGCGATCTATAGTGGTTGTCAAAATAGCGTTCCGTTTCAGCCGCCGGATAATTCCGTTTATATCGGCAAAAACTCGCAAATTAGAGCGTGTAAAAGCGAACAGGGCTGAAGCTTTTAGATGATAGCGTAGAGATATGGTTTTTATCAACTTTAAAATCGGATCACCGTTGAACCGCAATAGCTAATTTTAAAAACTTAATATGGGCGCAATAATGACCGAAACCTTAAAAATAGCCATCACGGGCGGTGCCGGGTCCGGCAAAACGTCCGTTTGCAACCGTCTAAAAGAGTTGGGTTTAAATGTCATCAGCTCCGACGTCTTGGCAAGGGAGGCTGTTGCTCCCGGGACACGGGCTTTTAATCATATCGTTCGTTATTTTGGTCAGGGGGTATTGAAACCAGATGGAACTTTAAATCGCCCAAAGCTGCGGCAAATGATGACAAAGGATACTGCTGCCAGGGCGGCACTGGGGCGTTTCGTTCATCCAGAAATTACGAAGCTTTTGCAACTTAAGATAATTCAAGCTCAACAGGATGGCCAGCGGTTTGTGCTCGTAGAAGTTCCTCTTCTTTTTGAGCTCGGAATTCAAGACCGGTTTGATGTGGTCGTGTTGATCCATGCAAAGCGTGAACGGCGAATTCAAAGAATCATGGAGCGTGACAGTGTTTCCAAAAAAGAAGCCGAAGACCTTTTGGATGTTCAAATGCCGGATGAAGAAAAAATTGAAAAATCCGATTTTATAATTAAAAATGACGGCACAATTGAACAGTTGATAAGATCGGTTGATCTTTTCTACAAAAAAGTTTATCAAAAATACTCAAAAAAGGAGCGAAAACCCTTGACAGGCAGAAAATCATGATATAAAGCTTTCTAAAAAGGCCGAAGGATAGGAACCGCCCTATGGATCCCGCCTATTGGAGATAATACCAGGAATCTTCAATCTAATTTCACAGAACACACAAATACTTCAATTATAACCAACAAGGATCCGTCTGCTTCATTGAAAATCTGTAGATACGCCGTTTCAGGAAATGAAAATATAGTCCTGGCTGTTAATCCGTCATACGGCGCAGGGCATTCTTAACCATTTAACCGATAAACCAGTTAACAACATTTGAATCTGAGAGCTTTGAAAAATGCCAATTTTTGTTCGAGTTCAAGGAAGGCGAAAATTTTAACCACAGGAATACATTGAGTATTTCGAGGATTAAAATTTGAGACTGACACAGAAATCGGGCAAAAAGGGGCGTTTTGCAAAGGTCTCAATCTGTTAAAGGCTGTTAAACTCGGGTATGTCGGATGAACCATATAACATAATATGAATCTTTAACGGGGTAAAAACTTAATGAATATTGTTGAACTTAAACGTAAAAAAATCAGCGAACTGACACTTTTGGCAAAAGAGTTCAAGATTGACGCTGCTGCTGGTATGAGAAAGCAGGAACTCATTTTCGCGCTGCTTCAGGCGGAGATCGAAAGGACCGGGCTGATTTTCGGTGAAGGCACCTTGGAAATCCTGCCGGACGGATTCGGATTCCTGCGGGCGCCGAATTACAATTATTTGCCGGGTCCCGACGATATCTATGTGTCGCCTTCTCAGATTCGCCGTTTCAATTTAAGGACCGGAGATACCGTATCCGGTCAGATACGCCAGCCCAAGGAAACGGAACGGTATTTTGCCCTCTTAAAGGTCGAGGCAGTGAACTATGAAGATCCGGAAGTGGCCCGGGAAAAAATTCTTTTTGACAACCTGACGCCACTCTATCCTGACCGGAAAATAAATCTTGAAACAAATTCTGATAACTACTCCATGAGAATCATGGACCTTCTGACTCCCATCGGATTCGGTCAAAGAGGATTGATAGTTTCTCCGCCCCGATCCGGGAAAACAATGCTGCTGCAGGCGATTGCCAATAGCATAAGTGCCAATCATAAAGATATTGTCTTATTTGTGCTTCTGATTGATGAGCGGCCCGAAGAGGTCACCGACATGGAGCGGTCTGTCAAAGGGGAAGTGATCAGCTCCACCTTTGATGAACCTGCTGAAAGGCATGTTCAGGTCGCCGAAATGGTTATTGAGAAGGCCAAGCGGCTGGTCGAACACAAAAAAGACGTGGTTATCCTGCTGGATAGCATCACCAGGCTGGCGCGGGCATACAATTCTGTTATGCCCCCCAGCGGCA
Coding sequences:
- a CDS encoding bifunctional folylpolyglutamate synthase/dihydrofolate synthase, encoding MYGLRRFGIKLELSTIQGILNGLENPQNRMACIHVAGTNGKGSVASALASILRLAGYSVGLYTSPHLVKFNERICINGRPISDENVVLSYEAVKSVRHGGREPTFFEFSTAMALYEFGRQKVEWAVIETGMGGRLDATNIIKPALAVITNISVEHKMYLGNTITQIAAEKGGIIKKYTPVVTGVKQKSVISVLKTIAGSQSAPFYRFGDAFRVRRNRNGTFNYYGIEHIWPNLQTGLMGRYQVDNAAIVLAACEVLNKTRTDLPLETIKDGLMQNRWPGRLEVVSRSPLVILDGAHNFNAARNLARFLSENLAGRNITLVVGILDDKPYKAMLKSLLPFCSRAILTAPKIDRALPPETLLAVAQQIVAETTIVPDVDSAVQHAVETASPDDVICIAGSLYVVGEAKEALGKKDSPINKKLQALGA
- the rpsU gene encoding 30S ribosomal protein S21, with translation MKEIQVKVYDNDLEKAMRILKKKIQNDGLFKRLKLKKAYEKPSEHKRRKQREAFRRQRIAASRNKYRK
- a CDS encoding adenylate kinase, with translation MNILFFGPNGSGKGTQGAILKDKYNTPHIESGAIFRENISKGTELGAKAKAYIDRGDLVPDEITIPMILDRLQQKDCKKGWLLDGFPRNKTQAIKLDESLKKAGLALDIVVEIVLDRQIAKNRIMGRRLCANDNNHPNNIFIDAIKPNGDKCRVCGGKLSSRADDQDEEAIDKRHSIYYDSKIGTLASSYYFKDLAKKQGSIKYITLDGTPGVKEVAAELVSKL
- a CDS encoding CCA tRNA nucleotidyltransferase; translated protein: MIQFDSKIFPKTKGAYIIGGSVRDLLLGRTPTDYDIAVLGNPENFARRMAAETNGRLVEMGKPGQMILRVVSGHTIFDIAPANGTTIKDDLFQRDFTINAMAYDLWSGKIIDILGGLQDLWDKKVRMVSKHVFKNDPIRLLRAFRMGACLNFDIEPRTVAAISSQAALIQQSAGERIRHELFKMFGTRKSHDHLVQMADIGLLSAIFPELDPLKGCSQNRHHCYDVFEHSLNAYYHLEDLLSNHYNLTPESLRRFILDIDRSKAVLLKSGILLHDIGKPAVKSLDNRGNVHFYGHARQGADMAKLIGKRLKFSTRESNFIDFIIRNHIRPLSLFLAHKNKTLTPKGLTRFFMKCGGNTPYLLLHSIADVKGKQDEIIAENEAFIAFVKDMLAGFFSGFSPKSKTAPLLTGFDLIETFGLTPSPSFKKILNLVDEAKLSGTIHSKAEALKLVRDFIKQQ
- a CDS encoding dephospho-CoA kinase, producing the protein MTETLKIAITGGAGSGKTSVCNRLKELGLNVISSDVLAREAVAPGTRAFNHIVRYFGQGVLKPDGTLNRPKLRQMMTKDTAARAALGRFVHPEITKLLQLKIIQAQQDGQRFVLVEVPLLFELGIQDRFDVVVLIHAKRERRIQRIMERDSVSKKEAEDLLDVQMPDEEKIEKSDFIIKNDGTIEQLIRSVDLFYKKVYQKYSKKERKPLTGRKS
- the rho gene encoding transcription termination factor Rho codes for the protein MNIVELKRKKISELTLLAKEFKIDAAAGMRKQELIFALLQAEIERTGLIFGEGTLEILPDGFGFLRAPNYNYLPGPDDIYVSPSQIRRFNLRTGDTVSGQIRQPKETERYFALLKVEAVNYEDPEVAREKILFDNLTPLYPDRKINLETNSDNYSMRIMDLLTPIGFGQRGLIVSPPRSGKTMLLQAIANSISANHKDIVLFVLLIDERPEEVTDMERSVKGEVISSTFDEPAERHVQVAEMVIEKAKRLVEHKKDVVILLDSITRLARAYNSVMPPSGKILSGGVDSNALQRPKRFFGAARNIEEGGSLTIIATALVDTGSRMDEVIFEEFKGTGNMEIQLDRRLADKRVFPAIDIKKSGTRKEELLLDEDTLTRVWILRKLLSSLNPVDSLEFLLDKIEGTKNNKNFLDSMNA